One genomic region from Jiangella sp. DSM 45060 encodes:
- the nuoF gene encoding NADH-quinone oxidoreductase subunit NuoF translates to MTTLTPVLTARWDQSDAFTRRNYEKAGGYKALRRALQRKPEDIVEIVKDSGLRGRGGAGFPTGMKWSFIPKDSPKPTYLVVNADESEPGTCKDIPLMMADPHVLVEGVIITSYAIGAKHAFIYVRGEVLHVFRRVLNAVAEAYEAGYLGQDILGSGFDLDVVVHAGAGAYICGEETALLDSLEGRRGQPRLKPPFPAVAGLYASPTVINNVETIASVPSIISGGAEWFRGMGSEKSPGYGIFSLSGHVTKPGQYEAPLGITLRELLDMAGGIRAGHELKFWTPGGSSTPVLTAEHLDIPLDFEGMAGAGSLLGTRALQIFDDTTCVVRATERWIEFYKHESCGKCTPCREGFWWMVQILERLEKGDGTEADLDKLLDMSDNIAGRSFCALADGGVAPVVSTIQHFRDEYIAHFEHGGCPFDPAASTLFAQELGAKA, encoded by the coding sequence GTGACGACGCTCACCCCTGTCCTCACCGCCCGCTGGGACCAGTCCGACGCCTTCACCCGGCGCAACTACGAGAAGGCCGGCGGCTACAAGGCGCTGCGCCGCGCGCTGCAGCGCAAGCCCGAGGACATCGTCGAGATCGTCAAGGACTCCGGTCTGCGCGGCCGCGGCGGCGCCGGGTTCCCGACCGGGATGAAGTGGAGCTTCATCCCGAAGGACTCGCCCAAGCCCACGTACCTCGTGGTGAACGCCGACGAGTCCGAGCCGGGCACCTGCAAGGACATCCCGCTGATGATGGCCGACCCGCACGTGCTGGTCGAGGGCGTCATCATCACGTCCTACGCCATCGGCGCCAAGCACGCGTTCATCTACGTGCGCGGCGAGGTGCTGCACGTGTTCCGCCGGGTGCTGAACGCCGTCGCCGAGGCGTACGAGGCCGGCTACCTGGGCCAGGACATCCTCGGCTCCGGGTTCGACCTCGACGTCGTCGTGCACGCCGGCGCCGGCGCGTACATCTGCGGCGAGGAGACCGCGCTGCTCGACTCGCTGGAGGGCCGGCGCGGCCAGCCGCGGCTCAAGCCGCCGTTCCCGGCGGTGGCCGGCCTGTACGCGTCGCCGACCGTCATCAACAACGTCGAGACCATCGCGTCGGTGCCGTCGATCATCTCCGGCGGCGCCGAGTGGTTCCGCGGCATGGGCAGCGAGAAGTCGCCCGGCTACGGCATCTTCTCGCTGTCGGGGCACGTCACGAAGCCCGGCCAGTACGAGGCGCCGCTGGGCATCACGCTGCGCGAGCTGCTCGACATGGCCGGCGGCATCCGGGCCGGTCACGAGCTGAAGTTCTGGACGCCGGGCGGCTCGTCCACGCCGGTCCTCACCGCCGAGCACCTCGACATCCCGCTCGACTTCGAGGGCATGGCCGGCGCCGGCTCGCTGCTGGGCACCCGGGCGCTGCAGATCTTCGACGACACCACCTGCGTGGTGCGCGCCACCGAGCGGTGGATCGAGTTCTACAAGCACGAGTCCTGCGGCAAGTGCACGCCCTGCCGCGAGGGCTTCTGGTGGATGGTGCAGATCCTCGAACGCCTGGAGAAGGGCGACGGCACCGAGGCCGATCTGGACAAGCTGCTGGACATGAGCGATAACATCGCTGGCCGCTCGTTCTGCGCGCTCGCCGACGGCGGGGTGGCACCGGTGGTCTCGACCATCCAGCACTTCCGCGACGAGTACATCGCGCACTTCGAGCACGGCGGCTGCCCGTTCGACCCGGCCGCCTCGACGCTGTTCGCGCAGGAACTGGGGGCCAAGGCCTGA
- a CDS encoding NADH-quinone oxidoreductase subunit D codes for MSQQDVTFTPSGDTDDPYAGVRETTEGPVYTVTGEDWADVVGAAAAGEERIVVNMGPQHPSTHGVLRLILELDGETVTEARCGIGYLHTGIEKNMEYRTWTQGVTFVTRMDYLSPFFNEAAYVLGVEKLLGITDDIPDRANVIRVMMMELNRISSHLVCLATGGMEMGALTVMTAGFRERERTLDLFELITGLRMNSAYIRPGGVAQDLPPGAVESVREYLRWMWSHIGQYEALCNENPIFKGRTVGVGYLDLAGCMALGITGPVLRSTGLPWDLRKSQPYCGYETYDFEVATWDTADSYGRFRIRVEEMKQSLKIVEQCLDRLEPGPVMVGDKKIAWPAQLAIGSDGMGNSLDHIRHIMGESMEALIHHFKLVTEGFRVPAGEVYMPIESPRGELGAHVVSDGGTRPWRVHFRDPSFNNLQAVPAMCEGSMVADVIVSVASIDPVMGGCDR; via the coding sequence ATGAGCCAGCAGGACGTCACCTTCACGCCGTCCGGCGACACCGACGACCCGTACGCGGGCGTCCGCGAGACCACCGAGGGTCCGGTCTACACCGTCACCGGCGAGGACTGGGCCGACGTGGTGGGCGCGGCCGCCGCGGGCGAAGAGCGCATCGTCGTCAACATGGGCCCGCAGCACCCGTCGACGCACGGCGTGCTCCGGCTCATCCTCGAGCTGGACGGCGAGACCGTCACCGAGGCCCGCTGCGGCATCGGCTACCTGCACACCGGCATCGAGAAGAACATGGAGTACCGGACGTGGACCCAGGGGGTCACGTTCGTGACCCGCATGGACTACCTGTCCCCGTTCTTCAACGAGGCCGCGTACGTGCTGGGCGTCGAGAAGCTGCTCGGCATCACCGACGACATCCCCGACCGCGCCAACGTCATCCGCGTCATGATGATGGAGCTCAACCGCATCTCGTCGCACCTGGTCTGTCTCGCGACCGGTGGCATGGAGATGGGCGCGCTCACCGTCATGACGGCGGGGTTCCGCGAGCGCGAGCGCACGCTGGACCTGTTCGAGCTGATCACCGGCCTGCGGATGAACAGCGCGTACATCCGCCCCGGCGGCGTCGCGCAGGACCTCCCGCCCGGTGCGGTCGAGAGCGTCCGCGAGTACCTGCGCTGGATGTGGAGCCACATCGGCCAGTACGAGGCACTCTGCAACGAGAACCCGATCTTCAAGGGCCGCACCGTCGGCGTCGGGTACCTCGACCTCGCCGGCTGCATGGCGCTGGGCATCACCGGCCCCGTGCTGCGCTCCACCGGCCTGCCCTGGGACCTGCGCAAGTCGCAGCCTTACTGCGGCTACGAGACGTACGACTTCGAGGTGGCCACCTGGGACACCGCCGACTCCTACGGGCGCTTCCGCATCCGGGTCGAGGAGATGAAGCAGTCGCTGAAGATCGTCGAGCAGTGCCTGGACCGGCTGGAGCCGGGCCCGGTCATGGTCGGCGACAAGAAGATCGCCTGGCCGGCGCAGCTGGCCATCGGCAGCGACGGCATGGGCAACTCCCTCGACCACATCCGGCACATCATGGGTGAGTCGATGGAGGCGCTGATCCACCACTTCAAGCTGGTCACCGAGGGCTTCCGCGTCCCGGCCGGCGAGGTGTACATGCCGATCGAGAGCCCGCGCGGCGAACTCGGCGCGCACGTGGTGTCCGACGGCGGCACGCGGCCGTGGCGCGTGCATTTCCGTGACCCGTCCTTCAACAACCTGCAGGCCGTACCGGCGATGTGCGAGGGTTCCATGGTGGCCGACGTCATCGTGTCCGTCGCGAGCATCGACCCGGTGATGGGTGGATGTGACCGATGA
- the nuoE gene encoding NADH-quinone oxidoreductase subunit NuoE, whose protein sequence is MTDVNDTPAATGALDDTVRAEMAEIIARYPEPRSALLPMLHLVQAHQGYVTPEGIELCAEVLDITEAEVAAVATFYTMYKRRPVGEYHVGVCTNTLCAVMGGDAIWDDLSEYLGVGHDETTDDGKVSLERVECNAACDYAPVMMVNWEFMDNQTPQSARELVDRLRAGEEVRSTRGPRICSWKQAERVLAGFPDDLATDGVAAGPASLVGLELAHENGWTAPEGGQRELGGSTK, encoded by the coding sequence ATGACCGACGTGAACGACACACCGGCCGCGACCGGAGCGCTCGACGACACCGTCCGGGCGGAGATGGCCGAGATCATCGCCCGCTACCCGGAGCCGCGCTCCGCGCTGCTGCCGATGCTGCACCTCGTGCAGGCGCACCAGGGGTACGTCACCCCCGAGGGCATCGAGCTGTGCGCCGAGGTGCTCGACATCACCGAGGCCGAGGTGGCCGCGGTCGCCACGTTCTACACCATGTACAAGCGCCGCCCGGTCGGCGAGTACCACGTCGGCGTCTGCACGAACACGCTGTGCGCCGTCATGGGCGGTGACGCGATCTGGGACGACCTCTCCGAGTACCTCGGCGTCGGGCACGACGAGACCACCGACGACGGCAAGGTCTCGCTCGAGCGGGTCGAGTGCAACGCGGCCTGCGACTACGCGCCGGTGATGATGGTCAACTGGGAGTTCATGGACAACCAGACGCCGCAGTCCGCGCGCGAGCTGGTCGACCGGCTGCGCGCCGGCGAGGAGGTCCGCTCCACCCGCGGCCCGCGCATCTGCTCCTGGAAGCAGGCCGAGCGGGTTCTGGCCGGGTTCCCCGACGACCTCGCGACCGACGGCGTCGCTGCCGGTCCGGCCTCGCTCGTGGGGCTGGAGCTGGCGCACGAGAACGGCTGGACGGCGCCCGAGGGCGGCCAGCGCGAGCTGGGAGGTAGCACCAAGTGA